Proteins encoded by one window of Arachis ipaensis cultivar K30076 chromosome B04, Araip1.1, whole genome shotgun sequence:
- the LOC107636935 gene encoding receptor-like protein 12: MMRLITNIDASTTTSQCLSHQQFMLLNMKHNLIYNPSKSTKLVHWNQSGVVDCCQWNGVSCNNGHVIGLDLSQESISGGLYNSSSLFNFEHLHSLNLAFNNFGSFIPSDIVKLKNLRHLNLSNAGFCGQIPKGIFQIQTLKTLDVSNNEELEGSLPEFPQHGQLDTLIISNTNFFGQLVSSISNLKQLSTLDLSNCQFNGTLPDSLSELTNLVHLDLSYNRFSGPLPSFNKSKNLQYLSLLQNELAGSILSTQWEELLNLCIINLGDNFFSGKIPKSLFTIPSLKEVTLSDNGFEGLLDEFQNATASTLELVDLSINKLEGPVPLSLFGLKRLSLLNLSSNKFNGTIHLDTIHKKLPYLRVLGLSNNKLSVEITDDDPSLSFFPNLTNVLLASCNLKKFPSFLKNQPKLFDLDLSNNLIQGPIPNWIWKFDSMVSLNLSNNLLTDLEGPLENPNSSLLMIDLHSNQIRGSIPYFTKYVVHLDFSNNEFSFIPPNIEKYLPFMFYLSLTNNSFHGKIPESFCNCSSIRMLDLSHNNFDGPIPKCLIARNNTLRLLNLAGNKLTGHIYDTIFSSTCNLRYLDLNANLLRGTIPNSLANCQKLEVLNLGNNSLSDEFPCFLGNITTLQVLVLRSNKLHGPIDCSHNTSHWKMLRVVDLASNKFVGTLPGKLLQSWTAMMDDGNYTKENGIYLYFNMYDFGHYIRYKDMLALINIAIVKRLAKIFANDPPYIFDDMLNYAIKGNQLPYGGTYLDSVTVVNKGMQMKLVKIFSIFTSLDFSSNQFEGPIPEELMSLKALNVLNMSHNAFSGHIPSSLGNLTALESLDLSNNTLSGEIPTEISSLTFLAVLNLSFNHLEGKIPTGTQIQSFDIYSFEGNEGLCGPPLTNNCGDDGVQGLPPAPSASSETQNSIDWNFLSAELGFTFGIGVIILPLIFWKKWRLWYWKHVDDLLWRIIPQLDFVYEQHGQHKYRTLRWISA, from the coding sequence ATGATGAGGTTGATTACCAATATCGATGCATCCACTACTACAAGCCAATGCCTAAGTCATCAACAATTCATGTTGCTAAACATGAAGCACAACCTCATATACAACCCTTCCAAATCAACAAAACTTGTTCATTGGAATCAAAGTGGTGTTGTTGATTGCTGCCAATGGAATGGAGTATCATGCAATAATGGTCATGTCATTGGCCTTGACTTGAGCCAAGAATCTATTTCTGGAGGTCTATACAATTCTTCAAGTCTCTTCAACTTTGAACATTTGCATAGCTTGAATTTGGCTTTCAACAACTTTGGCTCTTTCATACCATCAGATATTGTAAAGCTGAAGAATTTGAGGCATTTGAACTTATCTAATGCTGGATTTTGCGGCCAAATTCCAAAGGGTATCTTCCAAATTCAAACTCTGAAGACGCTTGATGTATCAAACAATGAAGAACTTGAGGGATCCTTACCAGAATTCCCACAACATGGACAACTTGACACGTTGATTATCAGCAACACAAATTTTTTTGGACAGTTAGTAAGTTCTATTTCCAATTTGAAGCAGTTGTCAACTTTAGATCTTTCTAACTGTCAATTCAATGGGACACTTCCTGATTCTTTATCTGAACTCACCAATTTGGTCCATCTAGACTTGTCATACAATAGATTCAGTGGTCCTCTTCCATCTTTCAATAAGTCCAAGAATCTCCAATATTTGTCTCTTCTTCAAAATGAACTGGCTGGATCAATTCTTTCTACTCAATGGGAAGAACTTTTGAACCTCTGCATAATCAATTTAGGAGATAACTTCTTTAGTGGTAAGATTCCCAAAAGTCTCTTTACAATTCCATCACTAAAAGAAGTTACTCTATCTGATAATGGTTTTGAGGGTCTCTTGGATGAATTCCAAAATGCAACAGCTTCCACATTAGAGTTGGTTGATTTGAGTATCAACAAATTAGAAGGGCCTGTTCCTTTGTCTTTATTTGGTCTTAAAAGACTTAGCCTCCTCAATCTTTCATCAAATAAATTCAATGGAACTATACATCTAGatacaattcacaaaaaattGCCATATCTACGTGTATTAGGCCTTTCAAATAATAAATTGTCAGTTGAAATAACTGATGATGATCCTAGTCTTTCATTCTTCCCTAACCTGACAAATGTATTGTTGGCTTCTTGCAATTTAAAGAAATTCCCAAGTTTCTTGAAGAATCAACCCAAGTTATTTGATTTAGACCTATCCAACAACTTGATTCAAGGACCAATACCTAATTGGATTTGGAAATTTGATTCCATGGTTTCCCTAAATCTTTCCAACAATCTTCTCACAGATTTGGAAGGTCCTTTGGAAAATCCCAATTCAAGTCTTTTGATGATTGATCTTCACTCCAACCAAATTCGCGGGTCAATTCCATATTTCACAAAATACGTGGTACATTTGGACTTCTCAAACAATGAATTCAGCTTTATCCCACCTAACATTGAAAAGTACCTTCCCTTCATGTTTTACCTCTCCTTAACAAACAACAGCTTTCATGGAAAAATCCCTGAATCCTTTTGTAACTGTTCTTCTATCAGAATGCTTGATCTTTCACATAATAACTTTGATGGTCCCATTCCCAAGTGTTTGATAGCAAGAAATAATACTCTTAGATTACTGAATCTTGCTGGAAACAAACTCACAGGTCATATATATGACACAATATTCTCAAGTACATGTAATTTAAGGTATCTTGATCTTAATGCAAATCTACTTAGAGGTACCATACCGAATTCACTAGCCAATTGCCAAAAGTTAGAGGTACTAAACTTGGGAAACAATAGTTTGAGTGATGAATTTCCTTGCTTCTTGGGCAACATTACCACCCTGCAAGTTCTAGTTTTGAGGTCGAACAAACTGCATGGACCTATTGATTGCAGCCACAACACAAGTCATTGGAAGATGCTTCGTGTTGTTGATCTAGCCTCGAATAAATTCGTCGGCACACTACCTGGAAAACTCTTGCAAAGTTGGACAGCTATGATGGATGATGGAAATTACACTAAGGAGAATGGAATCTACTTGTATTTTAACATGTATGATTTTGGTCATTATATTCGTTACAAGGATATGTTAGCACTGATCAACATTGCTATTGTCAAAAGATTGGCCAAGATCTTTGCAAATGACCCTCCTTATATATTTGATGACATGTTGAATTATGCTATCAAAGGCAATCAATTGCCATATGGTGGAACCTACCTGGATTCAGTTACAGTTGTCAACAAAGGGATGCAAATGAAGTTGGTCAAAATTTTCTCAATCTTCACTTCCTTGGATTTCTCATCCAACCAATTTGAAGGTCCAATACCAGAAGAGCTTATGAGTTTGAAAGCTCTGAATGTACTCAACATGTCACACAATGCTTTCTCTGGCCACATTCCATCATCCTTAGGAAATTTAACTGCGCTTGAGTCTTTAGACCTATCAAATAACACTTTGTCTGGAGAGATTCCAACAGAGATTTCAAGTTTAACTTTCCTTGCAGTGTTGAATCTCTCCTTCAATCATTTGGAGGGAAAAATTCCAACAGGAACACAAATTCAATCTTTTGATATATATTCCTTTGAAGGCAATGAAGGTTTATGTGGACCTCCTCTAACTAATAATTGTGGTGATGATGGAGTTCAAGGGTTGCCACCAGCACCATCAGCATCTTCTGAAACACAAAACTCAATTGATTGGAATTTCTTAAGTGCTGAATTGGGATTCACTTTTGGGATTGGTGTTATCATTCTTCCCCTTATCTTCTGGAAGAAATGGAGATTGTGGTATTGGAAGCATGTGGATGATTTGCTTTGGAGGATCATTCCTCAGCTTGATTTTGTATATGAACAACATGGGCAACACAAGTACAGAACTCTAAGGTGGATATCTGCATGA